From one Equus asinus isolate D_3611 breed Donkey chromosome 5, EquAss-T2T_v2, whole genome shotgun sequence genomic stretch:
- the LOC106834454 gene encoding LOW QUALITY PROTEIN: actin-related protein 2/3 complex subunit 4 (The sequence of the model RefSeq protein was modified relative to this genomic sequence to represent the inferred CDS: deleted 1 base in 1 codon; substituted 1 base at 1 genomic stop codon) yields MCFMMMPTENFFILXRKIVEEYGSSFLITSICTEQMYKHMLVDCVMHLMEEMSGEISEMKLLVIPRAFIVSKDFFKNF; encoded by the exons ATGTGCTTCATGATGATGCCAACAGAGAATTTCTTTATCCTTTGAAGGAAAATAGTGGAAGAATATGGAAGCAGTTTTCTGATCACTAGCATCTGCACGGAACAGATGTACAAGCACATGTTGGTGGACTGTGTGATGCACCTCATGGAGGAAATGAGTGGGGAGATCAGTGAGATGAAACTGTTGGTAATTCCCAGA GCATTCATTGTGAGCAAGGATTTCTTTAAGAATTTCTAA